The Clostridia bacterium genome segment CAGGAACAGGTCCTATGTACCCTTGACCTATAAAGTTGAATGCTTCAGAAAACTCGGCAATTGTATATCCTCCTGTGATGGCATATGCCAAGCCCCTAGCTACGCTCAATGTTCCCAATGTAGCTATGAAAGCAGGGAGCCCTACCTTGGTTATCATAAACCCGTTAAACAATCCAAATCCCAGTCCTACTCCAATAGCAATCAATATGCTCAAAGGTATATTCAGTCCCCAACGCCTCATTGCATATGCACATACCACCCCTGCTATACCAAATACCGAGCCCACAGAAAGGTCTATTCCTCCGGTAATTATCACTATACACTCACCTATAGCCATAATCGCTATATATGAAAACGCCCTTATTACAGAAAACAGGTTATCCGGTTGGACAAATCTTCCGGTTATAAAGGCTAATATCACGCATAAAACTATCAAAATTACAAACACACCAAAGGAACTGGAAGATCTCATCTTTCTAAAACGTGCATCATTCCATAAATTCAAAGATGTAGCATTGTGGGTTTTCTTTTCCATTTTTTCAGCCCCTAATTATAGATTTTGACTTATAGCCATCT includes the following:
- a CDS encoding ABC transporter permease, translating into MEKKTHNATSLNLWNDARFRKMRSSSSFGVFVILIVLCVILAFITGRFVQPDNLFSVIRAFSYIAIMAIGECIVIITGGIDLSVGSVFGIAGVVCAYAMRRWGLNIPLSILIAIGVGLGFGLFNGFMITKVGLPAFIATLGTLSVARGLAYAITGGYTIAEFSEAFNFIGQGYIGPVP